A window of the Choloepus didactylus isolate mChoDid1 chromosome 11, mChoDid1.pri, whole genome shotgun sequence genome harbors these coding sequences:
- the NDUFS6 gene encoding NADH dehydrogenase [ubiquinone] iron-sulfur protein 6, mitochondrial codes for MAATATFWRLLRRRRAAALSLLWGARRFGVRTSPTGEKVTHTGQVYDDKDYKRIRFVSRQKEVNENFAIDMIAEQPVSEVGSRVISCDGGGGALGHPKVYINLDKETKTGTCGYCGLQFKQLHH; via the exons TGGCGGCGACGGCGACCTTCTGGCGGCTCCTGAGGCGGCGCCGCGCGGCCGCGCTGAGCCTGCTGTGGGGCGCTAGGCGTTTCGGGGTGCGGACTTCACCGACTGGGGAGAAGGTCACGCACACCGGCCAG gtTTATGATGACAAAGACTATAAGAGAATTCGATTTGTAAGTCGTCAGAAAGAG GTGAATGAAAACTTTGCCATTGACATGATAGCGGAGCAGCCCGTGAGTGAAGTCGGCAGTCGGGTGATATCGTGCGATGGTGGCGGGGGGGCGCTCGGCCACCCCAAGGTGTACATCAACTTG GACAAAGAGACCAAGACAGGGACATGTGGTTACTGTGGACTCCAGTTCAAACAGCTTCACCACTAG